Proteins from a genomic interval of Zingiber officinale cultivar Zhangliang chromosome 1B, Zo_v1.1, whole genome shotgun sequence:
- the LOC122052099 gene encoding venom phosphodiesterase 2-like, whose product MGSVPFSISTPPSPAQPIGVEYDPSNQTTALLSAVASDSSSGLRRSNTTYLVSAFVVVTCASVAVAAAFAFVLLPSSSPASADQDSASDLSHSARPLAKLSRPVVLLVSSDGFRYGYQFKTDAPNIRRLIANGTEAAPGLISVFPTLTFPNHYSIVTGLYPPYHGIINNHFIDPISGASFTMKSNEPEWWLGEPLWETVVDHGFHAATFFWPGSQVKKGRWDCPPRFCRHYDGSVPFEHRVDTILSYFDFPSYEIPVFMTLYFEDPDKQGHKVGADDPEITAAVTRIDDMIGRLIVGLEKRGIFEDVTIILLGDHGMVGTCDKKLIFLDALSPWIKIHRDWVESTSPLLAIRPPAGVAPSEVVAKMNEALSSGKVVHGNYLKMYLKEDLPERLHYSASYRIPPIIGLLAEGYKVELEKTKDCECGGAHGYDNALFSMRTIFIAHGPQFARGRKIPSFENIEIYNVITSILKLKGAPNNGSESFPSTVLLANA is encoded by the coding sequence ATGGGTTCTGTTCCCTTTTCAATATCGACTCCTCCCTCTCCTGCCCAGCCCATAGGAGTTGAATATGATCCTTCCAACCAGACCACCGCTCTTCTCTCCGCCGTCGCCTCCGATTCCTCTTCGGGCCTCCGCCGATCTAACACCACCTACCTCGTCTCTGCCTTCGTGGTCGTCACCTGCGCCTCCGTGGCTGTCGCGGCCGCTTTCGCCTTCGTCTTATTGCCCTCCTCCTCCCCCGCTTCTGCAGACCAAGATTCCGCCTCTGATCTGTCGCACTCCGCGCGGCCACTCGCCAAGCTCTCCCGCCCCGTCGTTCTACTCGTATCCTCCGACGGGTTCCGCTACGGTTACCAGTTCAAGACCGACGCGCCCAACATCCGCCGCCTGATCGCCAATGGCACCGAGGCGGCGCCCGGGCTCATATCGGTCTTTCCCACCCTCACCTTCCCAAATCACTACTCCATCGTCACCGGCCTCTACCCGCCCTACCACGGCATCATCAACAATCACTTCATCGACCCGATCTCTGGCGCCTCCTTCACGATGAAGAGCAACGAACCGGAGTGGTGGCTCGGGGAGCCGCTCTGGGAGACTGTCGTCGACCACGGGTTCCACGCCGCCACCTTCTTCTGGCCTGGATCCCAAGTCAAAAAGGGGCGTTGGGATTGCCCTCCCAGGTTCTGCAGGCATTACGACGGCTCGGTGCCGTTCGAGCATCGCGTGGACACCATCTTGAGCTACTTCGATTTCCCAAGCTATGAGATACCCGTGTTCATGACCCTTTACTTCGAGGACCCAGATAAGCAAGGGCACAAGGTCGGTGCGGACGATCCAGAGATCACTGCTGCAGTAACTCGAATCGACGACATGATCGGGAGATTGATCGTCGGCCTGGAGAAAAGGGGGATCTTCGAGGACGTGACTATAATCTTGTTAGGTGATCATGGAATGGTGGGAACTTGTGATAAAAAACTGATCTTTCTTGATGCTCTGTCTCCGTGGATCAAAATTCACCGAGACTGGGTCGAGTCCACTAGTCCTTTGTTGGCAATTCGCCCGCCTGCCGGCGTGGCGCCGTCGGAAGTGGTGGCCAAGATGAACGAGGCACTGAGTTCAGGCAAGGTGGTACACGGAAATTATTTAAAGATGTACCTGAAAGAGGATTTGCCAGAGAGGCTCCATTACTCGGCGAGCTACAGGATTCCGCCCATAATTGGATTGCTGGCGGAAGGCTACAAGGTGGAACTGGAGAAGACGAAAGACTGCGAGTGCGGTGGCGCTCATGGCTATGACAACGCATTATTCTCCATGAGGACAATTTTTATTGCGCACGGTCCTCAGTTTGCAAGGGGAAGGAAGATTCCATCTTTTGAGAATATAGAGATTTACAATGTGATCACCTCCATTCTGAAGCTGAAGGGTGCTCCCAACAATGGATCGGAATCGTTTCCTAGCACTGTTCTTCTCGCAAATGCTTGA